One Kitasatospora sp. MAP12-44 DNA segment encodes these proteins:
- a CDS encoding acetaldehyde dehydrogenase (acetylating), with amino-acid sequence MIKVRQLSPSLRMLAMAGIDPGSDGLARAARLGVATTAEGVEGLVKMPEFADVRLVFDATSAAAHHHNDAVLHEHGRLVVDLTPAAIGPYVVPPVNLDQHLAERNVNLVTCGGQATVPIVAAVGQVTPVAYGEIVASIASRSAGPGTRANIDEFTETTSRAIEVVGGAARGKAIIVLNPAEPPLLMRDTVYCLCPDAGADRAAIAASVARMVAAVQEYVPGYLLKQEVQFDRVDTYVPSLGREFSGLQVSVFLQVSGAGHYLPSYAGNLDIMTSAALRTAERMVTLGAVRKEA; translated from the coding sequence ATGATCAAGGTGCGGCAACTGTCGCCCTCGCTGCGGATGCTGGCGATGGCCGGCATCGACCCGGGCTCCGACGGCCTGGCGCGGGCGGCCCGGCTCGGGGTGGCCACCACCGCCGAGGGGGTCGAAGGGCTGGTGAAGATGCCGGAGTTCGCGGATGTGCGGCTGGTCTTCGACGCCACCTCGGCTGCCGCGCACCACCACAACGACGCGGTGCTGCACGAGCACGGCCGGCTGGTCGTCGACCTGACCCCGGCCGCGATCGGCCCGTACGTGGTGCCGCCGGTCAATCTCGACCAGCACCTCGCGGAGCGCAACGTCAACCTGGTCACCTGCGGCGGGCAGGCCACCGTGCCGATCGTCGCGGCCGTGGGTCAGGTGACGCCGGTGGCGTACGGCGAGATCGTCGCCTCGATCGCCTCGCGCTCGGCCGGGCCCGGCACCCGGGCCAATATCGACGAGTTCACCGAGACCACCTCCCGTGCGATCGAGGTCGTCGGCGGCGCCGCGCGCGGCAAGGCGATCATCGTGCTCAACCCGGCGGAGCCGCCACTGCTGATGCGCGACACCGTCTACTGCCTGTGCCCGGACGCCGGCGCGGACCGCGCCGCGATCGCCGCCTCGGTGGCGCGGATGGTGGCCGCCGTGCAGGAGTACGTGCCCGGCTACCTGCTCAAGCAGGAGGTGCAGTTCGACCGGGTGGACACCTATGTCCCTTCGCTGGGGCGGGAGTTCAGCGGTCTTCAGGTCTCGGTCTTCCTTCAGGTCTCCGGCGCCGGGCACTACCTGCCCAGCTACGCCGGAAACCTCGACATCATGACCTCCGCGGCGCTGCGCACCGCCGAGCGGATGGTCACCCTCGGCGCGGTACGGAAGGAGGCGTGA
- a CDS encoding fumarylacetoacetate hydrolase family protein, whose amino-acid sequence MANAVQQAARMLSGAYRSKLPCPPLRGSTLPEDDVEAAYAVQRAQVEEWTAQGRRPVGAKVGLTSPAVQQAFGVFQPDFGVLFADMAVPDGAEVDLARLIQPRVEAEVAFVLGADLPYEQATVADVIGATRYLLPAIEIVDSRVADWDIGIVDTVADNGSSGLFVLGTSPRALAEVDLRLCGMVLEQAGEPVSVGAGAACLGNPLHAVAWLAGRLAQSGQPLRAGDVVLSGALGPMVPVTPGAVYEARISGLGSVRVGFTEREAA is encoded by the coding sequence ATGGCCAACGCGGTGCAGCAGGCGGCCCGGATGCTGTCCGGCGCCTACCGCAGCAAGCTCCCCTGCCCACCGCTGCGCGGCAGCACGCTGCCCGAGGACGACGTCGAGGCGGCGTACGCGGTGCAGCGGGCGCAGGTGGAGGAGTGGACGGCGCAGGGCCGGCGGCCGGTCGGAGCAAAGGTCGGCCTGACCTCACCGGCGGTGCAGCAGGCCTTTGGCGTCTTCCAGCCGGACTTCGGCGTCCTGTTCGCCGACATGGCCGTGCCCGACGGCGCCGAGGTCGACCTCGCCCGGCTGATCCAGCCCCGGGTGGAGGCGGAGGTCGCGTTCGTGCTCGGCGCGGATCTGCCGTACGAGCAGGCGACGGTCGCCGACGTGATCGGTGCGACGCGCTACCTGCTGCCGGCGATCGAGATCGTCGACTCGCGGGTGGCCGACTGGGACATCGGCATCGTCGACACGGTCGCCGACAACGGGTCCAGCGGGCTGTTCGTGCTGGGCACCTCGCCGCGCGCGCTCGCGGAGGTGGACCTGCGGCTGTGCGGGATGGTGCTGGAGCAGGCGGGTGAGCCGGTCTCGGTCGGCGCGGGCGCCGCCTGCCTGGGCAATCCGCTGCACGCGGTGGCCTGGCTGGCCGGGCGCCTGGCGCAGTCCGGGCAGCCGCTGCGGGCCGGCGACGTGGTGCTGTCAGGGGCGCTCGGCCCGATGGTGCCGGTCACCCCGGGTGCGGTGTACGAGGCACGGATCTCCGGCCTGGGCTCGGTCCGGGTCGGCTTCACGGAGCGGGAGGCGGCATGA
- a CDS encoding 2-hydroxymuconic semialdehyde dehydrogenase, giving the protein MKSELWHPGLLAGRSQSPPRLLRNYVDGEFTGSTPTFQKSSPVTGETLFEVVEADAATVDAAVGAARAALRGPWGRMSDQERAAVLRRVSDELERRFEDVVAAEIGDTGKSISQARTLDVPRGAANFRAFADIAVTTPTESFTTATAGGGRALNYALRKPVGVVAVIVPWNLPLLLLTWKVAPALACGNTVVVKPSEETPSSATLLAEVMAAAGVPDGVFNLVHGFGPDSAGEFLTRHPGVDAITFTGESSTGSAIAKAAADGVKAVSFELGGKNAGLVFADADLDAAVEGSVRSSFTNGGQVCLCTERLYVQRPVFEEFTERLARRAAELAFGWPADEATANTPLISEQHRKKVLGHYDLARAEGATVVTGGGVPEFGDARDGGWYVQPTVLTGLGPDARTNREEIFGPVCHVAPFDDEDEAFALANDSAYGLAAAVWTRDVGRAHRSGAALDVGLVWVNTWFLRDLRTPFGGMKASGVGREGGTHSLDFYTELTNVCLEL; this is encoded by the coding sequence GTGAAGAGCGAACTGTGGCATCCGGGGCTGCTGGCCGGGCGGTCGCAGAGCCCGCCCCGACTGCTGCGCAACTACGTGGACGGCGAGTTCACCGGCTCCACGCCGACCTTCCAGAAGTCCAGCCCGGTGACTGGTGAGACGCTCTTCGAGGTCGTCGAGGCCGACGCCGCCACCGTGGACGCCGCGGTCGGCGCGGCCCGGGCGGCGCTGCGCGGACCGTGGGGTCGGATGAGCGACCAGGAGCGGGCGGCGGTGCTGCGCCGGGTCTCCGACGAGCTGGAGCGCCGCTTCGAGGACGTCGTGGCGGCCGAGATCGGCGACACCGGCAAGTCGATCAGCCAGGCCCGCACGCTGGACGTGCCGCGCGGGGCCGCCAACTTCCGTGCCTTCGCGGACATCGCGGTCACCACCCCGACGGAGTCCTTCACCACCGCGACCGCGGGCGGCGGTCGGGCGCTCAACTACGCGCTGCGCAAGCCCGTTGGCGTGGTGGCGGTGATCGTGCCGTGGAACCTCCCGCTGCTGCTGCTGACTTGGAAGGTCGCCCCGGCGCTGGCCTGCGGCAACACCGTGGTGGTCAAGCCCTCGGAGGAGACGCCGTCCTCGGCGACCCTGCTCGCCGAGGTGATGGCCGCGGCCGGGGTGCCGGACGGCGTGTTCAACCTGGTGCACGGTTTCGGACCCGACTCGGCCGGCGAGTTCCTCACCCGGCACCCCGGGGTCGACGCCATCACCTTCACCGGCGAGTCCTCTACCGGCAGCGCCATCGCCAAGGCCGCCGCGGACGGCGTCAAGGCCGTCTCCTTCGAACTGGGCGGCAAGAACGCCGGGTTGGTCTTCGCGGACGCCGATCTGGACGCGGCCGTCGAGGGTTCGGTGCGCTCCTCGTTCACCAACGGCGGTCAGGTCTGCCTGTGCACCGAGCGGCTCTATGTGCAGCGCCCGGTCTTCGAGGAGTTCACCGAGCGCCTCGCCCGGCGGGCGGCGGAACTGGCCTTCGGCTGGCCGGCCGACGAAGCGACCGCCAACACGCCGTTGATCTCCGAGCAGCACCGCAAGAAGGTGCTGGGCCACTACGACCTGGCCCGGGCGGAGGGCGCCACCGTCGTAACCGGCGGCGGCGTACCCGAGTTCGGCGACGCGCGGGACGGCGGCTGGTATGTGCAGCCCACCGTCCTGACGGGCCTGGGCCCCGACGCGCGCACCAACCGCGAGGAGATCTTCGGCCCGGTCTGCCATGTCGCGCCGTTCGACGACGAGGACGAGGCGTTCGCGCTCGCCAACGACAGCGCCTACGGCCTCGCGGCCGCGGTGTGGACCAGGGACGTCGGCCGCGCCCACCGCTCGGGCGCGGCGCTGGACGTGGGCCTGGTCTGGGTCAACACCTGGTTCCTGCGCGACCTGCGCACCCCGTTCGGCGGCATGAAGGCCTCCGGGGTGGGCCGCGAGGGCGGCACCCACTCGCTCGACTTCTACACCGAACTGACCAACGTCTGCTTGGAGTTGTGA
- a CDS encoding NAD(P)/FAD-dependent oxidoreductase: MTHQHTQAPHTEATEADETVAVVGAGLVGCLLACYLARRGYRVDVYERRPDPRTSTAERGRSINLALSERGLDALRRIDLEKRVMADALPMRGRMIHPVSGPLDYQQYSHDGERAINSISRGALNNALLDAAEAAPGVRVLFRHQLTGLDPRTGTMTYAAPEGEVRVSAAIVLGADGAGSVVREHLVARRDTTERVDFLDYGYKELTVPAVDGEFALDPGALHIWPRGSSMMIALPNPDRSFTCTMFWPNNGSSSFAALTTPAAVEDHFRAQYPDVLALAPDLLDDYRHNPVGRLGTVRCAPWQAHGRVALVGDAAHAIVPFYGQGANCGFEDVVELDRCLTDTGGDWPSALALFEQRRKANADAIAEMALANFVEMRDKVGSRTFRYVKSVEHALERALPGRYVSRYELVSFSTVPYAQVRRRVRRQQRLLGGAAAVLVGVVAGGLYLIGRNA, encoded by the coding sequence ATGACGCACCAGCACACCCAAGCACCGCACACCGAAGCCACCGAAGCCGACGAGACCGTCGCCGTGGTCGGCGCGGGCCTGGTCGGCTGCCTGCTCGCCTGCTACCTGGCGCGCCGCGGCTACCGCGTGGACGTGTACGAGCGCCGCCCGGACCCGCGCACCAGCACCGCCGAGCGCGGCCGCTCCATCAACCTGGCGCTGTCCGAGCGCGGGCTGGACGCGCTGCGCCGGATCGACCTGGAGAAGCGGGTGATGGCCGACGCGCTGCCGATGCGCGGTCGGATGATCCACCCGGTGAGCGGCCCGCTGGACTACCAGCAGTACAGCCACGACGGCGAGCGCGCCATCAACTCGATCAGCCGCGGCGCGCTCAACAACGCGCTGCTCGACGCGGCCGAGGCGGCCCCCGGCGTGCGGGTGCTCTTCCGCCACCAGCTGACCGGCCTGGACCCGCGCACCGGCACGATGACGTACGCGGCGCCCGAGGGCGAGGTGCGGGTGAGCGCCGCGATCGTGCTGGGCGCGGACGGCGCCGGCTCCGTGGTGCGCGAGCACCTGGTCGCCCGCCGCGACACCACGGAGCGCGTGGACTTCCTGGACTACGGCTACAAGGAGTTGACCGTCCCGGCGGTGGACGGTGAGTTCGCCCTCGACCCCGGCGCGCTGCACATCTGGCCGCGCGGCAGCTCGATGATGATCGCCCTGCCCAACCCGGACCGGTCGTTCACCTGCACGATGTTCTGGCCGAACAACGGCTCGTCCAGCTTCGCGGCGCTGACCACCCCGGCCGCCGTCGAGGACCACTTCCGCGCCCAGTACCCGGACGTGCTGGCGCTCGCGCCGGACCTGCTGGACGACTACCGGCACAACCCGGTCGGCCGGCTCGGCACCGTCCGCTGCGCGCCCTGGCAGGCCCACGGGCGGGTCGCGCTGGTCGGCGACGCCGCGCACGCGATCGTGCCCTTCTACGGCCAGGGCGCCAACTGCGGGTTCGAGGACGTGGTCGAGCTGGACCGCTGCCTGACCGACACAGGCGGCGACTGGCCGAGCGCGCTGGCGCTGTTCGAGCAGCGGCGCAAGGCGAACGCCGACGCGATCGCCGAGATGGCGCTCGCCAACTTCGTGGAGATGCGCGACAAGGTCGGCTCGCGGACCTTCCGGTACGTCAAGAGCGTGGAACACGCGCTGGAACGGGCGCTGCCCGGCCGCTACGTCTCGCGCTACGAGCTGGTGTCGTTCAGCACCGTGCCGTACGCCCAGGTGCGCCGGCGCGTGCGGCGTCAGCAGCGTCTGCTCGGCGGCGCGGCCGCCGTGCTGGTGGGAGTGGTGGCCGGCGGCCTGTACCTGATCGGGAGGAACGCGTGA
- the kynU gene encoding kynureninase — translation MSTPEQTARALDAADPGHRDLFHLPPADGGRYAEAAYLAGNSLGLQPKATREELLQDLADWQRLGVEGHLEAGRPWLPYHELLTGPAARLVGALPAETVVMNSLTVNLHLLMVSFYRPSGERRRLVIEDSAFPSDSYAVRSQARLHGLDPDQDVLRLRPRAGEDVLRTEDVVEFLAREGHTVALLLLGGVNYLTGELLDIPAITAAGQAAGALVGWDLAHAVGNVPLQLHDWGMDFAAWCSYKYLNSGPGAVAAAFVHERHLADPSVQRLEGWWSTEPQTRFRMDPVSRPPASADAWQVSNPPILAMGPVRTSLELFDKVGMPALRERSLRLTGYLEGLLDELTATRPLSVVTPRDPERRGCQLSLRIGHGSAAELARRLRHEHGVITDAREPDIVRLAPTPLYSTFHDCWRAADALAQAVAVTG, via the coding sequence GTGAGCACCCCCGAGCAGACCGCCCGCGCCCTCGACGCGGCCGACCCGGGCCACCGGGACCTGTTCCACCTACCGCCCGCCGACGGCGGACGCTACGCCGAGGCCGCCTACCTCGCCGGAAACTCCCTCGGCCTGCAACCCAAGGCCACCCGCGAGGAGTTGCTGCAGGATCTGGCCGACTGGCAACGCCTGGGCGTGGAGGGCCACTTGGAGGCCGGTCGGCCCTGGCTGCCGTACCACGAGCTGCTCACCGGGCCGGCCGCGCGCCTGGTCGGCGCCCTCCCGGCCGAGACCGTCGTGATGAACTCCCTGACGGTCAACCTGCACCTGCTGATGGTCTCCTTCTACCGCCCGAGCGGCGAGCGCCGCCGCCTGGTGATCGAGGACAGCGCGTTCCCCTCCGACAGCTACGCGGTGCGCAGCCAGGCGCGTCTGCACGGTCTCGACCCGGACCAGGACGTGCTGCGGCTGCGGCCCCGGGCCGGTGAGGACGTGCTGCGCACCGAGGACGTCGTGGAGTTCCTGGCCCGCGAGGGCCACACCGTCGCCCTGCTGCTGCTGGGCGGCGTCAACTACCTGACCGGCGAGCTGCTGGACATCCCCGCGATCACCGCAGCCGGGCAGGCGGCCGGCGCGCTGGTCGGCTGGGACCTGGCGCACGCCGTCGGCAATGTCCCGCTCCAACTGCACGACTGGGGCATGGACTTCGCCGCCTGGTGCTCCTACAAGTACCTCAACTCCGGTCCGGGTGCGGTCGCCGCCGCCTTCGTCCACGAGCGGCATCTCGCCGACCCCTCCGTGCAGCGCCTGGAGGGCTGGTGGAGCACCGAGCCGCAGACCCGGTTCCGGATGGACCCGGTGAGCCGGCCGCCCGCCAGCGCCGACGCCTGGCAGGTCTCCAACCCGCCGATCCTGGCGATGGGTCCGGTGCGCACCTCGCTGGAGCTGTTCGACAAGGTGGGCATGCCCGCGCTGCGCGAGCGCAGCCTGCGGCTGACCGGCTACCTGGAGGGGCTGCTCGACGAGCTCACCGCGACCCGTCCGCTGAGCGTGGTCACCCCGCGCGACCCGGAGCGCCGCGGCTGCCAGCTCTCGCTGCGGATCGGCCACGGCAGCGCGGCGGAGCTGGCCCGCCGACTGCGCCACGAGCACGGCGTGATCACCGACGCGCGCGAGCCGGACATCGTCCGGCTGGCTCCCACCCCGCTCTACTCGACGTTCCATGACTGCTGGCGCGCCGCCGACGCCCTGGCCCAGGCCGTGGCGGTGACCGGATGA
- a CDS encoding tryptophan 2,3-dioxygenase family protein — MEESTQTAVLRPATAQERADRALATGGAPTLEFHDRVPYDAYVRTEELHRLQYPVSDDSGEMSFLVISQVMELYFGLTRFELREVQQRLRDDDVWGSLLPLRRAALHLEGLNASWQTLRWMTPADFNRFRNLLGEGSGFQSAMYRHLEFLLDLKTASLIRPFKQQPDVYAELAETLNSPSVWDDVIALLARRGHAIAPELLSRDFSADRASDDTVEAAWVEVYRDSGPDNHLRLLGEALAEVAEQFGQWRYRHLNTVRRTMGAKPGSGGSSGLAWLQKSMAREVFPELWSARTLM; from the coding sequence ATGGAAGAGAGCACGCAGACAGCGGTGCTGAGACCGGCGACCGCCCAGGAGCGCGCCGATCGCGCACTGGCCACCGGTGGGGCCCCGACCCTGGAGTTCCACGACCGGGTCCCGTACGACGCCTATGTCCGCACCGAGGAACTGCACCGTCTGCAGTACCCGGTGAGCGACGACTCCGGCGAGATGTCCTTCCTGGTGATCAGTCAGGTGATGGAACTCTACTTCGGGCTCACCCGGTTCGAGCTGCGCGAGGTGCAGCAGCGGCTGCGGGACGACGACGTGTGGGGTTCGCTGCTGCCGCTGCGCCGCGCGGCCCTCCACCTGGAGGGGCTCAACGCCAGCTGGCAGACCCTGCGGTGGATGACCCCGGCCGACTTCAACCGGTTCCGCAACCTGCTCGGCGAGGGCTCCGGGTTCCAGTCCGCGATGTACCGGCACCTGGAGTTCCTGCTCGACCTGAAGACCGCCTCACTGATCCGGCCGTTCAAGCAGCAGCCCGACGTCTACGCCGAGTTGGCCGAAACGCTGAACTCCCCCAGTGTCTGGGACGACGTCATCGCGCTGCTCGCCCGGCGCGGCCACGCCATCGCGCCGGAGCTGCTCTCCCGCGACTTCTCCGCCGATCGGGCGAGCGACGACACGGTCGAGGCGGCCTGGGTGGAGGTCTACCGCGACAGCGGTCCGGACAACCACCTGCGCCTGCTGGGTGAGGCGTTGGCCGAGGTGGCCGAGCAGTTCGGTCAGTGGCGCTACCGGCATCTCAACACGGTGCGCCGTACGATGGGCGCCAAGCCCGGCAGCGGCGGCTCCAGTGGCCTGGCCTGGCTGCAGAAGAGCATGGCGCGCGAGGTCTTCCCCGAGCTCTGGTCCGCCCGAACCCTGATGTGA
- a CDS encoding Lrp/AsnC family transcriptional regulator, whose amino-acid sequence MDWAILRELQSDARLSYSELSRRVHLSPPAVTERVRRLEESGVITGYHAHVESARAGWSVPAFIRMTCYGPTCLLRDAEVMNWPGIREIHRVTGDACSILKVEAESMEAFEALIDRLASYGQPSSTMVLSTQLDWRSVTAAGLPSD is encoded by the coding sequence ATGGACTGGGCGATCCTGCGGGAGCTCCAGAGCGACGCGCGGCTCTCCTACAGCGAGCTCTCGCGTCGGGTCCACCTCTCACCGCCCGCCGTCACCGAGCGGGTGCGCAGGCTGGAGGAGTCGGGCGTGATCACCGGCTACCACGCGCATGTGGAGTCGGCGCGGGCCGGCTGGTCGGTGCCCGCCTTCATCCGGATGACCTGCTACGGCCCGACCTGCCTGCTGCGGGACGCCGAGGTGATGAACTGGCCCGGCATCCGCGAGATCCACCGGGTCACCGGCGACGCGTGCAGCATCCTCAAGGTGGAGGCCGAGTCGATGGAGGCGTTCGAGGCCCTGATCGACCGACTCGCCTCCTACGGGCAGCCGTCCAGCACCATGGTGCTCTCCACCCAGCTGGACTGGCGCTCGGTCACGGCCGCGGGGCTGCCCTCGGACTGA
- a CDS encoding VOC family protein: MYPSIRTITFDCTGDPYDLGLFWSRLLGRSLNDDDKPGDPEAVVQDPGGGPTLLFVRVPEGKSAKNRIHLDLEPHGRSRAEELERALALGARLVEDRGRPDGSGWVVLADPEGNEFCIERGELR, encoded by the coding sequence ATGTACCCGAGCATTCGCACGATCACCTTCGACTGCACCGGCGACCCGTACGATCTCGGGCTGTTCTGGAGCCGGTTGCTGGGCCGGTCGCTGAACGACGACGACAAGCCGGGCGACCCGGAGGCGGTGGTCCAGGATCCCGGTGGCGGCCCCACGCTTCTTTTCGTCCGGGTCCCGGAGGGCAAGTCGGCCAAGAACCGGATCCACCTCGACCTGGAGCCCCACGGCCGCAGCCGGGCCGAGGAGTTGGAGCGCGCGCTGGCCCTCGGGGCGCGTCTCGTCGAGGACCGCGGCCGCCCGGACGGCAGTGGCTGGGTGGTGCTGGCCGACCCGGAGGGCAACGAGTTCTGCATCGAGCGCGGTGAGCTGCGATGA
- a CDS encoding TROVE domain-containing protein, whose protein sequence is MVNHQGGAGYVREPKSELFLLAVANMVGQCTFYEGAASRDARYAELVRQLAVSDPQWTLGLLRWLRTEARMRTASLVGAAEFAHARLTARAAGFSRQAVDAVLQRPDEPGELLAYWTSRYGRRLPQPVKRGVADAVRRLYTSRALLKYDTASRRYRFGDVLELTHPAPAEDRPWQGELFRYALDRRHRPDHAVPPSDDQLLTAHHELMSVPISERYSLVTAPDGGERLAAAGMTWEALAGWLQGPLDAAAWEAVIPSMGSMALVRNLRNFDLNGVGDRVAAEVAARLADPAEVARSRQFPFRYLAAHRAAPSPRWQQGLETALGHSLANVPALSGRTLVLVDRSGSMFDTPGGTIELNRADSAAIFGTALALRSEQADLVEFGTGSSAVQLTAGESVLRTVDRFHNLGGTNTAQAVARHYREHDRVVIVTDEQAQWSYGGDPLHVVPQRVPVYTWNLAGYATGHAPTGPHRHTFGGLSDAAFRLIPLLEESGRAGWPWEQ, encoded by the coding sequence ATGGTCAACCACCAGGGCGGGGCCGGGTACGTCCGGGAGCCGAAGTCCGAGCTCTTCCTGCTCGCGGTCGCGAACATGGTCGGACAGTGCACCTTCTACGAGGGCGCCGCCTCCCGCGACGCGCGCTACGCCGAGCTGGTGCGCCAACTCGCGGTCAGCGACCCGCAATGGACCCTCGGCCTGCTGCGCTGGCTGCGCACCGAGGCGCGGATGCGGACCGCCTCACTGGTGGGCGCGGCCGAGTTCGCGCACGCCCGGCTGACGGCCCGCGCCGCCGGGTTCTCCCGGCAGGCCGTCGACGCCGTCCTCCAACGCCCGGACGAGCCAGGTGAGTTGCTGGCTTACTGGACCTCCCGCTACGGCCGCCGGCTGCCCCAGCCGGTGAAGCGCGGGGTCGCGGATGCCGTCCGGCGGCTCTACACCAGCCGCGCGCTGCTCAAGTACGACACCGCCTCCCGCCGCTACCGCTTCGGCGATGTCCTGGAGCTGACCCACCCGGCACCGGCCGAGGACCGGCCGTGGCAGGGCGAGCTGTTCCGCTACGCGCTGGACCGGCGGCACCGCCCAGACCATGCCGTTCCGCCGAGCGATGACCAACTCCTCACCGCTCACCATGAGTTGATGTCAGTCCCGATCTCCGAACGGTACTCGCTGGTCACCGCGCCCGACGGGGGCGAGCGACTGGCGGCGGCCGGGATGACCTGGGAGGCGCTGGCGGGCTGGCTGCAGGGGCCGCTGGACGCCGCGGCCTGGGAGGCGGTGATCCCCTCCATGGGGTCGATGGCCCTGGTCCGCAACCTGCGCAACTTCGACCTCAACGGGGTCGGCGACCGCGTGGCCGCCGAGGTGGCCGCGCGGCTGGCCGACCCGGCTGAGGTGGCCCGCTCCCGCCAGTTCCCGTTCCGCTACCTGGCCGCTCACCGCGCCGCGCCCTCGCCGCGCTGGCAGCAAGGCCTGGAGACGGCCCTCGGCCACTCGCTCGCCAACGTGCCCGCACTGTCCGGGCGGACCCTGGTCCTGGTGGACCGCTCGGGCTCGATGTTCGACACGCCAGGCGGGACGATCGAGCTCAACCGGGCCGACTCCGCCGCGATCTTCGGCACCGCGCTGGCGCTGCGCTCCGAGCAGGCCGACCTGGTCGAGTTCGGCACCGGCAGCAGCGCCGTGCAGCTCACCGCGGGCGAGTCCGTCCTGCGGACCGTGGACCGGTTCCACAACCTCGGCGGCACCAACACCGCCCAGGCGGTCGCCCGGCACTACCGCGAGCACGACCGGGTGGTCATCGTCACCGACGAGCAGGCGCAGTGGAGTTACGGCGGCGACCCGCTGCACGTCGTGCCGCAGCGGGTCCCGGTCTACACCTGGAACCTGGCCGGCTACGCCACCGGTCACGCCCCGACCGGGCCGCACCGCCACACCTTCGGCGGGCTGAGCGACGCCGCCTTCCGACTCATCCCACTCCTGGAGGAGTCCGGCCGGGCAGGCTGGCCCTGGGAGCAGTAA
- a CDS encoding GNAT family N-acetyltransferase codes for MTTGSPLIPSRAAVPADVDAMVATLTSAFFEDPLWGPAFPEVGRRAEQAAAMWRLYATSALRYHPWATVTPGVEAVALWIPPGGVELTHEEEGLLVDVLTETAGAEVAASIITIGEQLEAARPAESHFYLTILGTHSAHRGRGLGMGLVREGLARVDALGAPVYLESSNPANDARYASVGFAPHGRVTTASGHVVTTMWRPAR; via the coding sequence ATGACTACTGGATCTCCGCTCATCCCCTCGCGGGCAGCTGTGCCCGCAGATGTCGACGCCATGGTCGCGACCCTGACCAGCGCGTTCTTCGAGGACCCGCTGTGGGGGCCGGCGTTCCCCGAGGTCGGTCGGCGGGCCGAGCAGGCGGCCGCGATGTGGCGGCTCTATGCGACTTCGGCGCTGCGCTACCACCCGTGGGCGACGGTGACGCCTGGTGTCGAGGCCGTGGCCCTGTGGATTCCGCCGGGCGGTGTGGAGTTGACGCACGAGGAGGAGGGGCTGCTGGTGGACGTCCTGACCGAGACCGCGGGGGCGGAGGTGGCCGCGAGCATCATCACCATCGGCGAGCAGCTCGAAGCGGCGCGCCCCGCCGAGTCGCACTTCTATCTGACGATCCTGGGCACCCACAGCGCGCACCGCGGCCGCGGACTCGGCATGGGCCTGGTGCGCGAGGGTCTCGCCCGGGTCGACGCCCTGGGCGCGCCGGTCTACCTGGAGTCGTCCAATCCCGCGAACGACGCGCGCTACGCGAGCGTCGGCTTTGCGCCGCACGGCCGGGTCACCACCGCCAGCGGCCATGTCGTGACGACCATGTGGCGCCCGGCGCGCTGA